In one window of Bdellovibrio bacteriovorus W DNA:
- a CDS encoding THIF family protein (COG1179 Dinucleotide-utilizing enzymes involved in molybdopterin and thiamine biosynthesis family 1), protein METTTTENTQVTDNFPQPEETEYVLHRRFDRMGRLVGDQTMKKLFNTHVMVIGLGGVGSWTAESLARSGVGKITIVDFDEICITNANRQLHALQGLVGKKKAEIMGERLRKINPQANIEVIVEFYNEENCERILSANPEWIVDAIDNMTAKAHLLATCRDRGIKVVTSGGSAAKMDPTRIKIADLGKVHGDPMSASLRKILRQKHNYSSGKVFDIPCVFSDEPPMAPEELKYDNGMGFKCVCPQKIKLHSCDNRNMIYGNASYVTGSFGLALASYVVNQIYKDIKASAEVKA, encoded by the coding sequence ATGGAAACAACGACCACTGAAAACACTCAAGTGACTGATAACTTCCCTCAACCAGAAGAGACAGAATACGTTCTGCACCGTCGCTTTGACCGTATGGGACGCTTAGTAGGCGATCAGACGATGAAAAAGCTATTCAACACTCACGTGATGGTGATTGGCCTTGGTGGAGTGGGATCTTGGACAGCAGAATCTTTAGCGCGTTCTGGAGTGGGTAAAATCACGATCGTTGATTTTGACGAGATCTGCATCACGAATGCAAATCGTCAGTTGCATGCGCTTCAAGGACTTGTTGGGAAGAAGAAAGCTGAAATCATGGGAGAGCGTCTTCGTAAAATCAACCCACAGGCGAATATTGAAGTTATCGTAGAGTTTTATAACGAAGAAAACTGCGAGCGTATTCTATCTGCAAACCCAGAGTGGATTGTTGATGCTATTGATAACATGACAGCCAAAGCTCACTTGCTTGCAACTTGCCGTGATCGTGGTATTAAAGTTGTCACTTCAGGTGGATCTGCCGCGAAAATGGACCCGACAAGAATTAAAATCGCGGATTTGGGTAAAGTTCATGGTGATCCAATGTCGGCATCATTGCGCAAAATTCTTCGTCAAAAGCATAATTACTCTTCGGGAAAAGTTTTTGATATTCCTTGCGTGTTCTCTGACGAACCGCCAATGGCTCCTGAGGAACTAAAATACGACAATGGCATGGGCTTTAAGTGTGTATGCCCACAAAAAATCAAACTTCATAGCTGTGACAATCGCAATATGATTTATGGAAACGCGAGCTATGTGACGGGAAGCTTTGGTTTGGCTCTGGCGTCTTATGTTGTGAATCAAATTTATAAAGACATTAAAGCTTCTGCTGAGGTGAAGGCGTGA
- a CDS encoding dedA protein (COG0586 Uncharacterized membrane-associated protein), whose translation MEFANEPIFQWMAQFAYQPMTVYAALVGMMCLSAIGFPLPEEVTLISVGILAFMGAHPDHFPPPFEGAPVVSVHTASIVAFTAVVGSDFIIYLIGKFFGRKMLYHPRISRFFSPEMMKKVEDWTAKYGAYACGIFRFTPGLRFPGHLACGMLEFPAWKFLLIDGFAALISVPTQIYLLAHYGEPILTKLRQFKIILFSVIGILLIFFLIKKLRQRFKQQSA comes from the coding sequence TTGGAATTTGCAAACGAACCCATATTTCAGTGGATGGCACAGTTCGCTTACCAGCCAATGACAGTTTATGCTGCGTTGGTAGGGATGATGTGTTTATCGGCTATTGGCTTTCCGCTGCCGGAAGAAGTGACTTTGATCAGCGTAGGGATTCTCGCGTTTATGGGAGCTCATCCTGATCACTTTCCTCCGCCATTTGAGGGAGCTCCGGTCGTCAGCGTTCACACCGCTTCGATTGTGGCTTTCACAGCCGTCGTGGGGAGTGACTTTATAATTTACCTGATAGGAAAGTTCTTCGGGCGAAAGATGCTCTATCATCCTCGTATCAGTCGATTCTTCTCTCCGGAAATGATGAAAAAGGTTGAGGATTGGACTGCAAAGTACGGAGCATATGCTTGTGGTATTTTCAGGTTTACTCCGGGGTTGCGTTTTCCAGGGCACTTGGCCTGTGGAATGTTGGAGTTTCCAGCTTGGAAATTCTTATTAATTGATGGCTTTGCGGCGTTGATCAGCGTGCCGACTCAGATTTATCTACTGGCCCATTACGGAGAACCAATTCTCACGAAGCTTCGTCAGTTTAAGATCATTCTCTTCTCGGTCATTGGAATTCTTTTGATCTTTTTCTTGATTAAAAAACTGCGTCAGAGATTTAAACAGCAGAGCGCATAA
- a CDS encoding TatD family hydrolase (COG0084 Mg-dependent DNase) codes for MDAHAHIADPRWGEDLLSEARLAVLKESQAQGMEFLLQGGVGPEDWVRQKELSRAFPNLLGNCFGLHPYWVADHSEEECEAALDTLAQSLSDAVALGEAGLDFRPHISKGREEHQIQMFEQQIELARGANKMMVLHLVQAHQEALMVLDYFWDFGKQQGMVHSFNGSAVKAMDFLKRGLFLSIGGPVCRPENKKLHQAVKEIPLEWLLIESDSPDQPPPRYLGQNNPPYSVLEVAKVIADIKSLEPQEILDITTKNFYRLAQKP; via the coding sequence GTGGATGCTCACGCTCATATTGCGGACCCTCGTTGGGGCGAAGACCTGCTTTCTGAAGCCCGTTTGGCTGTGCTTAAAGAATCTCAAGCTCAAGGCATGGAGTTTCTTCTTCAAGGGGGAGTGGGGCCAGAGGATTGGGTTCGACAAAAAGAGCTGTCCCGAGCGTTCCCCAACCTCTTAGGCAATTGTTTTGGACTGCACCCTTACTGGGTGGCAGATCACAGCGAAGAGGAGTGCGAGGCGGCTCTAGACACTTTAGCGCAGTCACTGAGCGACGCCGTTGCTCTTGGTGAGGCTGGCTTGGATTTTCGCCCTCATATATCTAAGGGGCGTGAGGAACATCAAATTCAGATGTTTGAGCAGCAGATTGAGCTGGCTCGTGGAGCTAACAAGATGATGGTTTTGCATCTCGTGCAGGCTCATCAAGAGGCGTTGATGGTTCTGGATTACTTTTGGGATTTCGGGAAGCAGCAGGGGATGGTTCATTCCTTCAATGGCAGCGCCGTGAAGGCGATGGACTTTCTAAAGCGAGGTCTATTTCTGTCTATAGGGGGCCCGGTCTGCCGTCCTGAAAATAAAAAATTACACCAAGCCGTGAAAGAAATTCCCTTAGAATGGCTTTTAATTGAAAGCGATAGCCCTGATCAGCCTCCACCGCGCTATTTAGGCCAAAATAATCCGCCTTATAGCGTCTTAGAGGTAGCCAAAGTGATTGCAGATATAAAATCACTTGAACCTCAGGAAATATTAGATATCACTACCAAGAACTTTTATAGATTGGCGCAAAAGCCGTAA